In one window of Maribacter sp. BPC-D8 DNA:
- a CDS encoding sugar isomerase, whose translation MTAIKLALKRISPKHLFMGSALLVNGGNYLYNLLLGRLLGPEAFADAALLVTLLLVLSFVGMTFQLATTKFAVLFTDYTWITFKNTMYRYALVFGVFTGILVLIFSKNLQALFNTQNHYMFMIFAVAIPLYFVMSVNRGRFQGKHDFGKLAGTYQTEMWSRLLITFALLLLLPFEPGILIAAGIALSFVFGLFPSDFKGVQVFSKDKLAAVDLKQVWLFIGLTAGYELTQIIINNSDILLVKHYFDDKQAGLYSSLALIGRVVYFVAWMFVMLLMPTVIQKQKDGEPTAPVLFKYVFFIGGLSTFIVFVCFLFPNLIITLMFGDAYLSIAHLLWKYALATSLFAVSNIFAYYFLSLNQYSPVILSGLLGFSQVALIMLYHDNLETVVHMQIIAMVILLVAQLLFFIIKNKKDSIALKKQNNLV comes from the coding sequence ATGACAGCAATTAAATTGGCTTTAAAGCGAATCTCCCCTAAACATTTGTTTATGGGTAGTGCTTTGCTGGTAAATGGTGGTAACTATTTATACAATTTACTTTTAGGTAGATTGCTTGGTCCTGAGGCTTTTGCCGATGCGGCACTTTTGGTTACATTACTTTTAGTGTTGTCTTTTGTTGGTATGACTTTTCAATTGGCAACCACAAAATTTGCTGTGTTATTTACAGATTATACGTGGATTACTTTTAAGAATACCATGTATAGATATGCATTGGTATTCGGTGTGTTTACCGGAATTCTTGTGCTCATTTTTTCTAAAAATTTACAAGCACTTTTTAATACGCAAAACCATTACATGTTTATGATTTTTGCTGTCGCCATACCCTTATACTTTGTTATGAGTGTAAATAGGGGTAGGTTTCAAGGTAAGCATGACTTCGGCAAATTAGCAGGTACCTACCAAACAGAAATGTGGAGTAGGTTGTTGATCACTTTTGCTTTGCTGTTATTACTACCCTTTGAACCGGGAATCTTAATTGCAGCTGGTATTGCACTTTCTTTTGTATTCGGACTTTTTCCGTCAGATTTTAAAGGTGTTCAAGTTTTTTCTAAAGACAAATTAGCTGCGGTAGATTTAAAACAAGTGTGGCTTTTTATAGGTCTTACAGCTGGTTATGAACTCACGCAGATTATTATAAACAATAGTGATATTCTATTGGTCAAACATTATTTTGATGATAAACAGGCTGGCTTGTATTCATCATTGGCATTGATCGGTAGGGTAGTGTACTTTGTTGCTTGGATGTTTGTAATGCTTTTAATGCCAACAGTTATTCAAAAACAAAAAGACGGCGAGCCAACGGCTCCGGTACTTTTTAAGTATGTATTCTTTATTGGTGGCTTATCGACTTTTATAGTTTTTGTATGCTTTCTATTTCCGAATTTGATAATTACGTTAATGTTCGGTGATGCGTATTTATCTATTGCACATTTACTTTGGAAATATGCATTGGCGACATCACTATTCGCAGTCTCTAATATTTTTGCATATTACTTTCTGTCATTAAATCAATATTCACCTGTCATATTATCAGGATTGTTAGGCTTTTCTCAAGTGGCACTCATCATGCTTTATCATGATAATCTTGAAACCGTAGTTCACATGCAGATTATTGCCATGGTTATACTATTGGTGGCACAGCTACTATTTTTCATCATCAAGAATAAAAAGGATTCAATAGCCTTAAAAAAACAAAATAATTTGGTTTAG
- a CDS encoding glycosyltransferase, which produces MKLAIVTAYPPSKVTLTEYGYHLVKHFRLQKEVTEIILITDKTEGEKDLSFNEDGCKITVKECWNFNDYKNIFKINSAISETKPDAVLFNLQFLKFGDKKVPAALGLLLPLMCKLKGIPTISLLHNILEQVDLDNAGITSNKLLQKIYNGIGNVLTRCVLASDVVAVTISKYQSILENKYQSRNVALIPHGSFETPATPDYSLPAGPKKVMAFGKFGTYKKVEIMIEAIELIRQRTNEDIEIVVAGTDSPNTPGYLESMKKKYAHVKQLVFTGYVAEEDVPVLFGESAVIVFPYTSTTGSSGVLNQAGSYGKAVTLPDLGDLSILVKEEGYKGEFFDPESVASLADAIESILLHDSYRTYLAKANYRAACSFPMEDITKMYVEYFKVLQVAKLKGFTLDVPMVEKELMA; this is translated from the coding sequence ATGAAACTTGCAATTGTAACCGCTTATCCCCCAAGTAAAGTAACATTGACCGAATACGGTTATCACTTGGTAAAACATTTTAGACTTCAAAAAGAAGTAACAGAAATAATATTGATTACCGATAAGACTGAAGGTGAAAAAGACCTTAGTTTTAATGAAGACGGATGCAAGATTACCGTTAAGGAGTGTTGGAATTTTAATGATTACAAAAATATCTTTAAAATCAATAGTGCTATTTCAGAGACAAAGCCCGATGCTGTACTTTTTAATTTACAGTTTTTAAAATTCGGAGATAAAAAGGTTCCTGCTGCACTTGGCTTACTATTGCCGCTAATGTGCAAGTTAAAAGGTATACCAACTATTTCTTTACTACATAATATTTTAGAGCAAGTAGATTTAGATAATGCTGGTATTACCTCAAATAAATTGCTGCAGAAAATTTATAATGGTATCGGTAATGTTTTAACAAGATGTGTTTTGGCATCAGATGTAGTTGCTGTAACTATTAGTAAATATCAATCTATTTTAGAAAACAAATATCAATCTAGAAATGTGGCTTTGATTCCGCATGGTTCTTTTGAAACTCCAGCAACCCCAGATTATAGCTTACCTGCCGGACCAAAAAAAGTAATGGCTTTTGGTAAGTTCGGTACCTACAAAAAGGTTGAGATAATGATAGAGGCAATCGAATTAATTAGACAACGTACCAATGAAGATATCGAAATAGTTGTTGCTGGTACAGATAGTCCAAATACACCTGGATACTTAGAAAGTATGAAAAAGAAATATGCTCATGTAAAGCAATTAGTTTTTACAGGTTATGTTGCAGAAGAAGATGTACCGGTATTATTTGGTGAAAGTGCGGTAATTGTTTTTCCATATACATCTACAACAGGCAGTTCTGGTGTATTGAACCAAGCAGGTAGTTATGGTAAAGCGGTTACATTACCAGATTTAGGTGACCTTAGTATTCTAGTAAAGGAAGAAGGCTATAAAGGAGAGTTCTTTGATCCAGAAAGTGTAGCTTCATTGGCAGACGCCATTGAAAGTATTTTGTTACATGATTCTTATAGAACATATTTAGCAAAAGCAAATTATAGAGCAGCCTGTTCTTTTCCGATGGAAGATATTACGAAAATGTATGTAGAATATTTTAAAGTACTACAAGTGGCAAAACTTAAAGGTTTCACTTTAGATGTACCCATGGTAGAAAAAGAATTAATGGCATAA
- a CDS encoding glycoside hydrolase family 2 TIM barrel-domain containing protein has product MAIQLNKTLYRTVLIVTFLAINGLILYGIGAALAFMNTGADKTSMLHLEVPMDDVYKPNLEWSDLDNPGRPMEEQALGEITNDYMNAWHVRNIAFKKNDRYGIEDFYTDSARARLYDNIDLNKKNNHWYKRTTLNHKSALDFYTADGTMVVFKDYNVEEYQETYEGETLILKEKDTTSYQVMMLLEDGFWRIRHLKEIPTPLDTAEVIERNIASKLEKIKNQKGINYYPKDSPWDTFGKRFNDTIIDQDFQIIQDMGLNTIRVFLQYEDFGKNRVDAKKLALLNTLLDKAQDHKLDVLITLFDFYGDYDISNWTLTHRHAEAIVNSVKDHPALLGWDIKNEPDLDFDSRGENTVIQWLNQMILEIRRWDKNNPITIGWSTPEAALNLSKEVDFISFHYYKKPQYFIESYKILRYLTPNKPIVLQEYGDSSYDGMWSLFSGSDEKQAAYYKEMQGYLEKENIPFLFWTLYDFERVPSSVAGSLPWKTKKQHFFGCIDSLGNKKPSYFELAIKK; this is encoded by the coding sequence ATGGCGATACAGTTAAATAAAACATTATACAGAACCGTATTGATAGTCACCTTTTTGGCTATAAACGGACTTATTCTATACGGAATAGGAGCTGCATTGGCATTTATGAATACCGGTGCAGATAAAACTTCTATGTTACATTTAGAAGTACCGATGGATGATGTGTATAAACCAAATCTAGAATGGTCTGATTTAGATAACCCAGGGCGACCAATGGAAGAGCAAGCATTGGGCGAAATTACTAACGATTATATGAATGCATGGCACGTTCGTAATATCGCATTTAAGAAAAATGACCGTTACGGTATTGAAGATTTTTACACCGATAGCGCAAGAGCTAGACTTTACGATAACATTGACCTCAATAAAAAGAATAATCACTGGTACAAGCGTACTACTTTAAACCATAAATCTGCTTTAGATTTTTATACAGCAGATGGCACCATGGTCGTCTTTAAAGATTATAATGTTGAAGAATATCAAGAAACTTACGAAGGTGAAACACTTATTCTAAAAGAAAAAGATACGACCAGCTACCAAGTAATGATGCTCTTAGAAGACGGATTTTGGCGTATTAGACACTTAAAAGAAATACCTACGCCTTTAGATACTGCTGAAGTAATTGAAAGAAACATAGCATCCAAACTTGAAAAAATAAAGAATCAGAAAGGGATTAACTACTACCCTAAAGATTCCCCTTGGGATACTTTTGGTAAAAGATTCAATGATACTATTATCGATCAAGATTTTCAGATTATTCAAGATATGGGTTTAAATACGATTCGTGTATTTCTACAATATGAAGATTTTGGAAAAAACAGGGTCGATGCCAAAAAACTTGCGCTTTTAAATACACTCTTAGATAAGGCACAAGATCACAAATTAGATGTTTTAATCACTTTATTTGATTTCTATGGGGATTACGATATTTCTAACTGGACACTAACCCACAGACATGCAGAAGCCATAGTTAATTCTGTTAAAGACCACCCTGCCCTTTTGGGTTGGGATATAAAAAATGAACCCGACTTAGATTTTGATTCTCGCGGAGAAAACACTGTAATACAATGGTTGAATCAAATGATTTTAGAAATTAGAAGATGGGATAAAAATAACCCTATAACTATTGGTTGGTCTACCCCAGAAGCGGCATTAAACTTATCAAAAGAAGTAGATTTTATTTCTTTTCACTATTATAAAAAACCGCAATATTTTATAGAATCCTATAAGATTCTACGGTACTTAACACCCAATAAACCTATTGTTTTACAGGAATATGGTGATTCTTCTTATGATGGTATGTGGAGCTTATTTTCAGGCTCTGACGAAAAACAAGCGGCTTATTATAAAGAAATGCAAGGCTATTTAGAAAAGGAGAATATTCCCTTTTTATTTTGGACACTTTATGATTTTGAAAGAGTACCTAGTTCTGTTGCAGGTAGCCTACCCTGGAAAACCAAAAAACAACATTTCTTTGGTTGTATAGATTCTTTAGGGAATAAAAAGCCATCGTATTTTGAACTGGCGATAAAAAAGTAA
- a CDS encoding response regulator, with amino-acid sequence MKILAIDDQKLILLSVEKRLSELGYEVQTANSIESGIQLFNSFKPDLVLLDMNMPEMSGTELVSCTGTEVVKYIRVFMKNDTPILVMSGNTDENLIMQNFDLGVNDYLKKPVSLDEMAARIKRIIGAPENKGVVTAKKSDTRILQKNCVGVVIPCYNEEERLSSEEFKEFADKNVGYHLCFVNDGSTDNTLAVLQKLKEDNPDNISIFNCKQNGGKAEAVRQGILHLVKDQQLDYIGFLDADLSTDFRDFDDLVKTIESSDFKIVSGSRIARMGANITKESARKIISLSINLIIQTILGMPFKDTQCGAKVMDREIASKMFNKKFITKWLFDVELFMRMKKYYGKTAVKSMICEQPLKRWIHADGSKLSIKDSVKIVGQLAQIAVHYR; translated from the coding sequence ATGAAAATTCTAGCCATAGACGACCAGAAACTTATTCTACTTTCTGTTGAAAAACGATTGTCAGAATTAGGATATGAAGTACAAACTGCCAATTCTATTGAGTCGGGTATACAGTTATTCAACTCATTTAAACCCGATTTGGTTTTACTTGATATGAATATGCCAGAAATGTCTGGTACAGAATTGGTTTCGTGTACCGGTACCGAAGTGGTGAAATATATACGTGTATTCATGAAAAATGATACGCCTATTCTCGTAATGTCGGGTAATACAGATGAAAATCTAATTATGCAGAATTTTGATTTAGGGGTTAATGATTATCTGAAAAAACCGGTAAGCTTAGATGAAATGGCTGCTAGAATAAAAAGAATAATCGGTGCACCTGAAAATAAGGGAGTAGTAACTGCGAAAAAATCTGATACACGTATACTTCAGAAGAATTGCGTAGGTGTCGTTATACCTTGTTATAATGAAGAAGAACGCCTTTCTAGTGAAGAGTTTAAAGAATTTGCAGATAAAAATGTTGGATACCATTTATGTTTTGTGAATGATGGCAGTACTGATAATACATTAGCTGTTCTTCAGAAATTAAAAGAAGATAATCCCGATAACATAAGTATTTTTAATTGTAAGCAAAATGGAGGTAAAGCAGAAGCTGTTCGCCAAGGAATTCTACACTTAGTAAAAGATCAACAGTTAGATTATATAGGATTTTTAGATGCTGATCTATCGACAGATTTTAGAGATTTTGATGATTTGGTAAAAACTATCGAAAGCTCAGATTTTAAAATAGTAAGTGGTTCTCGTATCGCAAGAATGGGTGCTAACATTACAAAAGAATCTGCTCGTAAAATAATTAGTCTGTCAATCAACTTAATCATACAAACTATTTTAGGCATGCCTTTTAAAGATACCCAATGTGGTGCAAAAGTGATGGATCGAGAGATTGCCTCTAAAATGTTCAACAAGAAATTCATTACTAAATGGCTGTTCGATGTAGAGCTATTCATGAGAATGAAAAAGTATTATGGTAAAACTGCTGTGAAAAGCATGATTTGCGAGCAACCTTTAAAAAGATGGATACATGCCGATGGATCTAAACTGTCTATAAAAGACTCGGTTAAAATTGTAGGTCAACTAGCGCAAATCGCTGTTCATTACAGATAA
- a CDS encoding glycosyltransferase gives MKLAIVTAYPPSKVTLTEYGYYLVKHFRLQEEVTELILITDRTDEPKDLNFEENGCKITVKECWSFNSYSNIFSISKTISQTKPDAVLFNLQFLKFGDKKIPAALGLMLPFICKSKGIPTISLLHNILEQVDLENAGFTKNKLLQSIYNFIGTTLTKFVLASDILAVTISKYVTTLEDKYKVKNVALIPHGAFETPPEPDFKLPAGPKQVMAFGKFGTYKKVEILIEAVEEIRARTNEDIEIVIAGTDSPNTPGYLEEMKQKYSHVPQIRYTGYVAEEDVAKIFGDSAVTVFPYTSTTGSSGVLHQAGSYGNAVALPDLGDLSVLVKEEGYVGEFFDAHDTSSLANAIEKIITDDAYRIQLAKQNYKAACSLPMSAITQMYIDYFKAIQKSKESGFNIDISTMEKKLVH, from the coding sequence ATGAAATTAGCAATCGTAACCGCCTATCCGCCCAGTAAAGTAACTTTAACAGAGTACGGTTATTACTTGGTAAAACACTTTAGACTTCAAGAAGAAGTGACCGAATTAATTTTGATCACCGATCGAACAGACGAACCTAAAGATTTAAATTTTGAAGAGAACGGTTGTAAGATTACGGTGAAAGAATGTTGGAGTTTTAATAGCTACAGCAATATCTTTAGTATAAGCAAGACTATTTCGCAAACAAAGCCAGATGCTGTATTGTTCAATCTTCAGTTTTTAAAATTCGGAGATAAGAAAATACCGGCTGCACTAGGGTTAATGCTTCCATTTATTTGCAAGTCTAAGGGTATACCAACTATTTCATTATTACATAATATTCTAGAACAGGTCGATTTAGAAAATGCAGGTTTTACTAAAAACAAGCTGTTACAAAGTATCTATAATTTTATAGGTACCACATTGACCAAGTTTGTGTTGGCGTCAGATATACTTGCCGTTACTATTAGTAAATATGTGACTACGCTAGAAGATAAGTATAAGGTTAAGAATGTAGCTTTAATTCCGCATGGCGCTTTTGAAACTCCGCCAGAGCCAGATTTTAAGCTTCCGGCTGGTCCAAAACAGGTCATGGCTTTCGGTAAATTCGGTACGTACAAAAAAGTAGAAATACTTATAGAGGCCGTAGAAGAAATTAGAGCTCGAACCAATGAAGATATAGAAATCGTTATAGCAGGTACAGATAGCCCAAATACTCCTGGTTATTTAGAGGAAATGAAGCAGAAATATAGCCATGTACCTCAAATTAGGTATACAGGTTATGTAGCAGAAGAAGATGTGGCGAAAATATTTGGCGATAGCGCAGTAACTGTTTTTCCGTATACTTCTACAACAGGTAGTTCTGGGGTATTACACCAAGCGGGTAGTTATGGTAACGCTGTTGCCTTACCAGATTTAGGTGACTTAAGTGTATTGGTTAAGGAAGAAGGATATGTTGGCGAATTTTTCGATGCTCATGATACTTCATCTTTGGCAAATGCTATAGAGAAAATAATTACCGATGATGCTTATAGAATTCAATTGGCGAAACAAAATTATAAAGCGGCATGTTCATTACCGATGTCTGCAATTACTCAAATGTATATAGATTACTTTAAGGCAATCCAGAAATCGAAAGAAAGCGGTTTCAATATTGATATATCAACTATGGAGAAGAAATTGGTTCATTAA
- a CDS encoding response regulator: MKILTIDDQQLILLSVEKRLTELGYDVKTADSGKKGIEVYNSFEPDLVLVDINMPDMSGLDVVKHIKEGKRNTTPVLVMSGNTDETIITDGFTLGIDDYMKKPVSLSEMAARIKRLIGAPVIELNPQESSSARMLQKNCVGVVIPCYNEEERLLGKEFRDFAHSNLGYHLCFVNDGSTDKTLEVLEELKKGHESNISIYDCEKNGGKAEAVRLGMLHMAKDPQLDYIGFLDADLSTDFRDFDDLVETLDNSEFKIVSGSRMSRMGADITKESARKIISMTINLIIRTILRMPFNDTQCGAKVMDRSVVPLLFSKPFITKWLFDVEMFIRMRKYFGKTEAKKLICEQPLKRWIHADGSKLSMKDSVKIVGQLAKIAFVYR, encoded by the coding sequence ATGAAAATACTAACCATAGATGATCAACAGCTTATTTTATTGTCTGTTGAGAAAAGACTTACCGAATTAGGTTATGATGTAAAAACAGCTGATTCTGGTAAAAAAGGAATTGAAGTATATAATTCATTTGAACCAGATTTGGTTCTTGTAGATATAAATATGCCAGATATGTCTGGTTTAGATGTTGTTAAACATATTAAAGAAGGCAAACGTAACACTACGCCGGTATTAGTAATGTCGGGTAATACCGATGAAACCATAATTACCGATGGCTTTACATTAGGCATCGACGATTACATGAAAAAGCCTGTGAGTTTGTCTGAAATGGCGGCTCGTATTAAAAGGTTAATTGGCGCCCCAGTTATAGAACTGAACCCTCAAGAGTCTAGTAGCGCAAGAATGCTTCAAAAAAATTGCGTTGGTGTTGTTATACCTTGTTATAATGAAGAAGAACGTCTTTTAGGTAAAGAATTTAGAGACTTTGCACACAGTAATCTTGGGTACCATCTTTGTTTTGTAAACGATGGTAGTACAGATAAAACACTCGAAGTTTTAGAAGAATTAAAGAAAGGTCACGAAAGTAATATCAGTATTTACGATTGCGAGAAAAATGGTGGTAAGGCCGAAGCGGTTCGCTTGGGTATGTTACACATGGCAAAAGATCCTCAATTAGATTATATCGGATTTTTAGATGCCGATCTCTCTACCGATTTTAGAGATTTTGACGATTTGGTTGAAACCTTAGACAACTCTGAATTTAAAATTGTTAGTGGTTCTAGAATGAGTAGAATGGGTGCAGATATTACTAAAGAATCTGCTCGTAAGATAATTAGTATGACCATTAATCTTATCATTAGAACCATTTTAAGAATGCCATTTAATGATACGCAATGTGGAGCAAAAGTGATGGATCGCTCAGTAGTTCCTTTACTTTTTAGTAAACCTTTTATTACCAAGTGGTTGTTCGATGTTGAAATGTTTATACGAATGAGAAAATACTTTGGTAAAACCGAAGCCAAAAAACTTATTTGTGAGCAGCCATTAAAAAGATGGATACATGCTGATGGTTCTAAACTATCTATGAAAGATTCTGTAAAGATCGTTGGGCAGTTGGCAAAAATCGCTTTCGTCTACAGATAA
- a CDS encoding FUSC family protein, which translates to MLNKIQNFISVSLKELLQYLGSTNFSKSVLTVVAVITPLSIGISTGYTEIGVAICFGAFWCNPSDVNGSQKHKVYGILFSAALVMVVSFIGGYLHYATWLALIILGVASFAISLISSYGFRASLISFSGLLALVLSFAHTPDKLKIYEYALLVGLGGLWYLALSLLWYKINPKGQTEEILYDTIGRTGKLLKKRAQLIDEQSNRKKLQQRLFLLQSELTEQHDTLREILILSRKNSGRSTYNGKRVLVLVQLIEMLETAGANPVNYTKMDEQFKLYPEFTKLFQNLTFEMANQLKLISEIGNKPNRMPKHDALTNHFEELRIKISELGTVKDAKAYEAFIMFQNLLEYQEKQFDKLKRMKWLLSDHDVASEEFIDKEILKRFLISQDYSPRILLRNLSFRSTIFRHSLRLAVTLMIGFVVGNVFEFQNPYWILLTIILIMRPNYGLTKTRSKDRTMGTIIGGVIATVIVYLVQDVYVYAVLALISFIVALSMLQKNYKLSAIYVTLSIVFIYGILQPDVMTVIQYRILDTLVGAGLSYLGFLFLWPSWSFQEIQKDVTKSVEANRMYLAEIADFYIHKGNVPTSYKLARKSAFLETSNLSSAFQRMTQDPHSKQKNLNKIYELVELNHNFLSSLASLSIYIQHHTTTEASERFNSIVFKIDENLSLVMQALTNSIATGNEPNFEEVGSFEKQLPKFESENVNLNAEDNSALKRNHQEEQLIWEQLRWLYSLSSTMMKLTSSL; encoded by the coding sequence GTGTTGAACAAAATTCAAAATTTTATTTCTGTTTCTTTAAAAGAACTACTGCAATATTTGGGTAGTACTAATTTTTCTAAGTCGGTACTGACTGTAGTTGCGGTTATTACACCCTTGTCAATTGGTATTTCTACGGGGTATACCGAAATAGGCGTTGCCATATGTTTTGGTGCTTTTTGGTGTAACCCAAGTGATGTTAACGGCAGTCAAAAACATAAAGTTTACGGTATACTTTTTTCGGCGGCTTTGGTAATGGTCGTTAGTTTTATTGGTGGGTATTTACACTATGCTACTTGGCTTGCCTTAATTATTTTGGGTGTAGCCAGTTTTGCTATTTCGCTAATATCATCTTATGGTTTTAGGGCTTCACTTATAAGTTTTTCAGGACTTTTAGCTTTGGTTTTAAGCTTTGCCCATACTCCCGATAAATTGAAGATTTACGAATATGCATTGCTAGTAGGGCTTGGCGGACTCTGGTATTTAGCCCTGTCTTTATTATGGTATAAAATAAACCCGAAGGGGCAGACCGAAGAAATTTTATATGATACCATAGGGCGTACCGGTAAACTTCTAAAGAAACGTGCGCAGCTAATAGATGAACAATCTAATAGAAAAAAATTACAACAGCGATTGTTTCTGCTGCAAAGCGAACTTACAGAACAACATGATACACTTCGTGAAATTCTTATTCTATCGCGTAAAAACTCAGGCAGGTCTACCTACAATGGTAAGCGGGTTTTGGTATTGGTGCAATTAATTGAAATGCTGGAAACTGCAGGTGCGAATCCGGTAAACTACACAAAGATGGATGAGCAGTTTAAATTGTATCCAGAATTTACCAAGTTGTTTCAAAACCTGACTTTTGAAATGGCCAATCAACTGAAATTGATTTCAGAAATTGGTAACAAGCCGAATCGAATGCCAAAGCACGATGCGCTAACAAATCATTTTGAAGAATTAAGAATTAAGATTTCTGAGCTTGGTACTGTAAAAGATGCAAAGGCGTACGAGGCTTTTATAATGTTTCAGAATTTGTTAGAATATCAAGAAAAGCAATTCGACAAACTTAAAAGAATGAAGTGGTTGCTTAGTGATCATGATGTAGCCTCAGAAGAATTTATAGATAAAGAAATTTTAAAACGTTTCTTGATATCTCAAGATTATAGTCCGCGAATATTGTTACGAAACCTCAGTTTCAGGTCTACCATATTTCGACACTCTTTACGTTTAGCGGTTACTTTAATGATCGGATTTGTGGTAGGCAATGTGTTTGAATTTCAGAATCCGTATTGGATACTTTTAACCATCATATTAATTATGAGACCTAATTATGGTCTTACAAAAACACGATCTAAAGACCGAACTATGGGTACCATAATCGGTGGTGTTATTGCTACGGTCATTGTATACTTAGTACAAGACGTGTATGTATATGCAGTATTGGCATTGATTTCATTTATAGTTGCGCTATCAATGCTACAGAAAAACTACAAATTGTCTGCGATATATGTAACCTTAAGTATTGTATTCATTTACGGAATTTTACAGCCCGATGTAATGACCGTAATTCAATACAGAATTTTAGATACGCTTGTTGGTGCAGGATTATCATATTTGGGATTTCTTTTTCTATGGCCCAGCTGGAGCTTTCAAGAAATACAAAAAGATGTTACCAAAAGTGTTGAGGCAAACAGAATGTATTTAGCTGAAATAGCAGATTTTTATATACACAAGGGTAATGTGCCTACCAGCTATAAATTGGCACGTAAAAGCGCTTTTCTAGAAACTTCGAATTTAAGCTCGGCATTTCAGCGTATGACCCAAGATCCCCATTCCAAACAAAAAAATCTGAATAAAATATATGAGCTGGTAGAGTTGAACCATAATTTTTTATCATCTCTGGCATCATTAAGTATCTATATTCAGCACCATACCACCACAGAGGCTTCAGAACGTTTTAATAGCATTGTTTTCAAGATAGATGAAAACCTTAGTTTGGTAATGCAAGCGCTTACTAATAGCATTGCTACTGGCAATGAGCCAAATTTTGAAGAAGTTGGTTCTTTTGAGAAACAATTGCCCAAGTTTGAATCGGAAAATGTGAATTTAAATGCTGAGGATAATAGTGCGTTAAAACGAAATCATCAAGAAGAACAACTAATTTGGGAACAATTGCGCTGGTTATATTCCTTAAGTTCTACGATGATGAAGTTGACTTCAAGTTTGTAA